The Balaenoptera acutorostrata chromosome 15, mBalAcu1.1, whole genome shotgun sequence genome contains a region encoding:
- the CORO1A gene encoding coronin-1A — translation MSRQVVRSSKFRHVFGQPAKADQCYEDVRVSQNTWDSGFCSVNPKFMALICEASGGGAFLVLPLGKTGRVDKNAPTVCGHTAPVLDIAWCPHNDNVIASGSEDCTVMVWEIPDGGLMLPLREPVVTLEGHTKRVGIVAWHPTAQNVLLSAGCDNVILVWDVGTGAAVLTLGSDVHPDTIYSVDWSRDGALICTSCRDKRFRIIEPRKATIVAEKDRPHEGTRPVRAVFVSDGKILTTGFSRMSERQVALWDTKHLEEPLSLQELDTSSGVLLPFFDPDTNIVYLCGKGDSSIRYFEITSEAPFLHYLSMFSSKESQRGMGYMPKRGLEVNKCEIARFYKLHERRCEPIAMTVPRKSDLFQEDLYPPTAGPDAALTAEEWLGGRDAGPLLISLKDGYVPSKSRELRINRGLDTGRKRMAPEASGAPSSDAVSRLEEEMRKLQATVQELQKRLDRLEETVQAK, via the exons ATGAGCCGGCAGGTGGTCCGTTCCAGCAAGTTCCGCCACGTGTTTGGACAGCCGGCCAAGGCTGACCAGTGCTATGAGGACGTGCGCGTCTCACAGAACACCTGGGACAGTGGCTTCTGCTCTGTCAACCCCAAGTTCATGGCCCTGATCTGTGAGGCCAGCGGGGGAGGGGCCTTCCTGGTGCTGCCCCTGGGCAAG ACTGGACGTGTGGACAAGAACGCGCCTACGGTCTGTGGCCACACGGCCCCGGTGCTGGACATAGCCTGGTGCCCACACAATGATAATGTCATTGCCAGTGGCTCCGAGGACTGCACAGTCATG GTGTGGGAGATCCCTGATGGGGGCCTGATGCTGCCCCTGCGGGAGCCTGTCGTCACCCTGGAGGGCCACACCAAGCGCGTGGGCATTGTGGCCTGGCACCCCACGGCCCAGAATGTGCTGCTCAGTGCAG GTTGCGACAACGTGATCCTGGTGTGGGACGTGGGCACGGGGGCGGCGGTGCTGACGCTGGGCTCGGATGTGCACCCGGACACAATCTACAGCGTGGACTGGAGCCGAGATGGCGCCCTCATCTGTACCTCCTGCCGCGACAAGCGATTCCGCATCATTGAGCCCCGCAAAGCCACCATTGTAGCT gAGAAGGACCGTCCCCACGAGGGGACCCGGCCTGTGCGCGCCGTGTTTGTGTCAGATGGAAAGATCCTGACCACAGGTTTCAGCCGCATGAGTGAGCGGCAGGTGGCGCTGTGGGACACG AAGCACCTGGAGGAGCCGCTGTCCCTGCAGGAACTGGACACGAGCAGCGGTGTCCTGCTGCCCTTCTTTGACCCCGACACCAACATTGTCTACCTCTGTGGCAAG GGTGACAGCTCTATCCGGTACTTCGAGATCACTTCCGAGGCCCCATTCCTGCACTATCTCTCCATGTTCAGTTCCAAGGAGTCCCAGCGTGGCATGGGCTACATGCCCAAACGTGGTCTGGAGGTGAACAAGTGTGAGATTGCCAG ATTCTACAAGCTGCATGAGCGGAGGTGTGAGCCCATCGCCATGACGGTGCCTAGAAAG TCGGACCTGTTCCAGGAGGACCTGTACCCGCCCACTGCAGGGCCTGACGCTGCCCTCACAGCTGAGGAGTGGCTAGGGGGTCGGGATGCCGGGCCCCTCCTCATTTCCCTCAAGGATGGCTACGTGCCCTCAAAGAGCCGGGAGCTGAGGATCAACCGGGGCCTGGACACTGGGCGCAAGAGGATGGCACCTGAGGCCAGTGGTGCTCCCAGTTCG GATGCCGTATCCCGGTTGGAGGAAGAGATGAGGAAGCTCCAGGCCACAGTGCAGGAGCTACAGAAGCGCCTGGATAGGCTGGAGGAGACAGTCCAGGCCAAGTAG
- the BOLA2B gene encoding bolA-like protein 2 isoform X1, with translation MELSAEYLREKLQRDLEAEHVEVEDTTPNRCASSFRVLVVSAKFEGKPLLQRHRLVNTCLAEELLHIHAFEQKTLTPEQWTREQQK, from the exons ATGGAACTCAGCGCGGAGTACCTCCGGGAGAAGCTGCAGCGGGACCTGGAGGCGGAACACGTG GAAGTGGAGGACACGACTCCCAACCGTTGCGCGTCCAGCTTCCGAGTCCTCGTGGTGTCGGCCAAGTTCGAGGGGAAGCCGCTGCTTCAGAGACACCG GCTTGTGAACACTTGCCTAGCAGAAGAGCTCCTGCACATCCATGCCTTTGAGCAGAAAACCCTGACTCCAGAGCAGTGGACCCGTGAGCAGCAGAAATAA
- the BOLA2B gene encoding bolA-like protein 2 isoform X2, with product MELSAEYLREKLQRDLEAEHVLPSPRGVGQVRGEAAASETPACEHLPSRRAPAHPCL from the exons ATGGAACTCAGCGCGGAGTACCTCCGGGAGAAGCTGCAGCGGGACCTGGAGGCGGAACACGTG CTTCCGAGTCCTCGTGGTGTCGGCCAAGTTCGAGGGGAAGCCGCTGCTTCAGAGACACCG GCTTGTGAACACTTGCCTAGCAGAAGAGCTCCTGCACATCCATGCCTTTGA